A genomic window from Sulfurospirillum diekertiae includes:
- the rny gene encoding ribonuclease Y → MVLESLAVGGAAVVSGVAGFFIAKKMEAANYEIHVAQARTKAKAIEHEAELILSSSNIKVKEAELEAKRKYEDRTITLKKEHSEKMLDLEKKERSYKDEFKKITKEREDLQLLQANANSLFEEGNQLKEEYNVKVNEALVVLERSSGLTQNEAKEIVLAKVEEQSRAEIAHTVRRLEEEAKQDIKRRVNYILAQATTRFAGEFAAERLINVVNIKDDELKGRIIGKEGRNIKTLEMLLGVDIIIDDTPNAIILSSFNLYRRAIATKVIELLVQDGRIQPARIEGIYEKVKDEFDQSLTEEGENIVIDLGLTKVHPELVKLIGRLKFRASYGQNALGHSLEVAHLAGIIAAETGGDVLLARRAGILHDIGKALTHETAGSHVDLGAEICRRYKEHDVVINAIFAHHGHEEPTSVESAAVCAADTLSAARPGARREVLESFLKRVQDIEDIAKNKPGIKQVYAINAGREIRVIANAKLINDDEAVLLAKEIAQEIESKVQYPGEIKVNVIREIRAIDFAR, encoded by the coding sequence GCGGAGTTAATCCTTAGTAGTAGCAATATTAAAGTGAAAGAAGCCGAATTAGAGGCTAAACGCAAGTACGAAGACCGAACGATTACGCTTAAAAAAGAACACTCTGAAAAGATGCTTGATCTTGAGAAAAAAGAGCGTAGTTATAAAGATGAATTCAAAAAAATCACAAAAGAACGTGAAGATTTACAACTTTTACAAGCCAATGCAAACTCTTTATTTGAAGAGGGAAATCAACTAAAAGAAGAGTATAACGTTAAAGTCAATGAAGCACTTGTGGTATTGGAACGCTCATCTGGTTTGACTCAAAATGAAGCCAAAGAGATTGTTTTAGCCAAAGTTGAAGAGCAGTCTCGCGCTGAGATCGCCCATACCGTAAGACGCCTTGAAGAAGAAGCCAAACAAGATATTAAACGTCGCGTGAACTATATTTTAGCGCAAGCAACAACCCGTTTTGCAGGCGAGTTTGCGGCGGAACGTTTGATTAATGTTGTCAACATTAAAGATGACGAACTCAAAGGTCGTATTATTGGTAAAGAAGGTCGCAATATCAAAACCCTTGAGATGCTTTTAGGCGTGGATATTATCATTGATGATACGCCTAATGCGATTATCTTAAGCAGTTTTAACCTCTATCGTCGTGCCATCGCTACCAAAGTTATCGAGCTTTTAGTCCAAGATGGCAGAATTCAGCCTGCACGTATTGAAGGTATTTATGAAAAAGTCAAAGATGAATTTGATCAAAGTCTAACGGAAGAGGGCGAGAATATCGTTATCGACCTTGGCTTGACCAAAGTACATCCAGAGCTTGTGAAACTCATTGGTCGCCTTAAATTTAGAGCCAGTTACGGTCAAAATGCCCTTGGTCACTCGCTTGAAGTGGCACACTTGGCTGGTATTATCGCGGCTGAAACAGGTGGCGATGTCCTTCTCGCACGTCGTGCAGGCATACTCCATGATATCGGTAAAGCCTTAACCCATGAAACCGCAGGGAGTCATGTCGATTTGGGTGCAGAGATTTGCCGTCGTTATAAAGAGCATGATGTGGTCATCAATGCGATTTTCGCGCACCATGGACATGAAGAACCAACGTCCGTTGAATCAGCGGCAGTCTGTGCAGCCGATACCCTTTCCGCTGCACGACCAGGGGCAAGACGAGAAGTGCTTGAAAGCTTCTTAAAGCGTGTCCAAGATATTGAAGATATCGCTAAAAATAAACCAGGAATCAAACAAGTGTATGCGATTAATGCGGGTCGTGAAATTCGTGTTATTGCCAATGCTAAACTGATTAATGATGATGAAGCTGTATTGCTTGCAAAAGAGATTGCGCAAGAGATTGAGAGCAAAGTTCAATATCCTGGTGAGATTAAAGTTAACGTCATTCGAGAAATTCGCGCTATTGATTTCGCGCGCTAA